The nucleotide sequence TTTGCTTGTTGATGATATAATGACCACAGGAAACACTTTAAATGAATGTGCAAAACTGCTAAAAAGCAATGGAGCTTTCGGAGTGGATTGCTTGGTTTTATCGAAGGGTGTTTTTATTTAACAAAATGTTCATGCAGTTAAAGGTTTAGCTGTTTTGACAGATAAGTTTATAAAAATCAATTAGATAAAAAAGGAGGAACTAATGTCAGTTAAAGTTGCAATTAACGGTTTTGGAAGAATCGGAAGGTGTGCATTCAGAGCTGCTGTGGAAAAGGGTATGGATATTGATTTTGTTGCCATCAATGATTTGACAGATGCTGCAACACTTGCCCACCTGCTACAATATGATTCTGTTCATTCAAAAGCCGGTTTCGAAGTGGATTATACAGATGATTCAATTATTGTTAATGGCAAAAAAATAAAGGTTTTGGCGGAAAAAGATCCCGCAAATTTGCCGTGGAAAGATTTGGGAGTGGATGTTGTTATTGAATCCACCGGTCTCTTTAGAAAAAGGGAGCAGGCTTCCAAGCATCTGCAGGCCGGTGCAAAAAAGGTCGTTATCTCGGCGCCTGCGGAGGATCCCGACATTACGGTTAATCTGGGTGTTAATTTTGATAAGTATGACAAAGAAAAACACAATATTATTTCGAACGCTTCCTGTACAACAAATTGTCTTGCCCCTGTTGCCAAGGTTCTGAACGATAAATTCGGCATAGTCAATGGTCTTATGACCACAGTTCATTCATACACAAACGACCAGAAAATCCTTGATTTACCCCATAAAGATATAAGAAGGGCCAGGGCAGCAGCTGTCTCCATGATACCCACTTCCACAGGTGCCGCTAAAGCTGTGGGGCTTGTACTGCCGGAACTTAAAGGAAAACTTGACGGTATTGCAATCAGAGTACCCACCCCCAATGTCTCACTTGTGGATTTGAGCTGCACGCTTAAAAAACAGGTCACCAAAGAGGATGTTAACAGTGCAGTTAAAGAAGCATCAGAAGGTGAGATGAAAGGCATTTTGCTTTACACTGAAGAGGAGCTTGTTTCAGTGGATTATAACGGTAACCCTTATTCTTCAATTTTTGATGCTCCTCTTACAAAAGTGATGGACGGAAACAATGTAAAGGTTTTCAGCTGGTACGACAATGAGTGGGGATATTCAAACCGAATTGCCGAGCTTGTAACAAAAATACTTTGAAATATTTAGAGGCACCTGAGGTAGTTAAAGGTATTTGAAGTAGTTGATGTTCCCCTGTTAAATGCTGGTAAAGACAGCGTTTAACAGGAGATCAAAAGTGCAGACCGTGCACTCAGAGTAATTATTTTACTATTTTACCAATTCACCACTTCTCTACTTTACATTTTACTGCCTCACTGTATTAATTAATGTTCTGACATATGGAGGTTTGATAATGCTTGAAGGTGTGAAATTTATAAATGAGATGAACTTAAAATCTAAAAAAGTTTTTATTCGTGTTGATTTTAACGTTCCTGTTAAAAACGGTGTTATTCAGGATGCCACAAGAATAGATGAAGCTATGGAAACAATTTCATATGCCAAAAATGAAGGGGCAAAGGTTATACTGGCTTCCCATATGGGAAGACCAAAAGGGAGTGTTAAACCTGAATTATCACTTAAGCCTGTTGCAGAGTATATTACCGGCAGATATTTTTACACTTGTTTCGCAGAGGATTGCATAGGTGAAAGTGTAAAGAAAAATGTTAGTAACATGGAAGATGGTGAAGTGCTTCTTTTGGAAAATCTTCGCTTTCACCCGGAAGAGAAGGCCAATGACCCTGATTTTGCAGCGAAACTGTGTGAATTTTGCGACGTTTATATCAATGATGCATTCGGCTCAAGTCACAGAGCTCACTCATCGGTAGACGGACTGCCCAGAAAATGCAGTGAAAAAGCTGCCGGTTTTTTGATGAAAAGAGAGCTTGAATATTTTGATATGCTTGTTAATAACCCTGAAAGACCTTTTTATGCCGTCTTGGGCGGAGCTAAAGTCAGTGATAAAATTGGTGTTATAGAATCGCTTATGGACAAGGTTGATAAGATTCTAATAGGCGGCGCAATGGCTTATACATTTTTAAATGTACTTGGTGTGAAAACAGGGAAGTCGCTGGTGGAAAATGATCTTTTTAATACAGTGGAGAAAATCATCAGGAAGGCAGATGATAAGAATATGAAGATAGTCCTTCCTGTGGATCATATTTGTTCCACGGAATTTAACGGCAAGCCTGAATATGTTGATAAACGAGATATTCCGGATAATCTTATGGGGCTGGATATAGGCAATAAAACCGTTGAGCTTTATAAAAAGGAATTGAGTGATGCGAAAATAGTTATGTGGAATGGCCCGATGGGTGTCTTTGAATCAAAAGATTTTTGTAAAGGGACATTCGATATTGCTGAGTATTTAGGCTCATTGGGTGCTGTTACTGTTGTTGGTGGTGGAGATTCTGTAAGTGCTGTGAAAAAAGCCGGGGTGAGCGGTAGTATTGATCATATATCCACAGGTGGAGGAGCTTCGCTTGAGCTGCTGGAGAAGGGGACACTGGCAGGGATTGAAGCATTGAAAACGTGATGATGGTGAGATAGTGATATAGTGATATAGAGAAGTGGTGTATTAGTATATTGGTTTAGTTGTGTATTAGTTTAGTGGGCATTCAACATTGAACATAACCCATTACGCATCACGCATTACCCATTACCCATTACCCATCACTCCTCACACATTACGGTTTTACGGCATCACAGCTTTTAAATGCTTAAATTCCGAAAGCTGCTAAGGTATTTTGGTGCTTGATTATTACCCTGTTTAGTGATAAAAGTCACACTTTAAAAGATTCTTGTTATAAAAGGAGTAATCATGGATTACAAGGATACACTCAACCTTCCTAAAACAGGCTTTCCTATGAAAGCCAGCCTTGCGAACAAGGAGCCTCAGAGGCTTAAAGCATGGTATGACAAGGAGCTTTACCAGCGGATTCTTGAGAAAAGGCAAGGAGCAGAAAAATATGTGCTGCATGACGGTCCTCCGTATGCAAACGGTCACCTTCATATGGGGCATGCTCTGAATAAAATTTTGAAAGATTTCGTCGTAAGAATTAAATCAGCACAGGGATATTTTTCACCTTATGTGCCCGGTTGGGACTGCCATGGTCTGCCTATTGAGCATCAGGTGGATAAGAAGCTCGGTTCCAAAAAGAAGAATATGAGTGTGTCAGATGTGAGAAAAGAATGCAGAAAATATGCAGACAGATTTATAGATATTCAGCGGAATGAATTTAAACGGCTGGGTGTTCTCGGTGACTGGGACAATCCCTATGTTACGATGGATTTTGAATATGAAGCTGTTACACTGGGTGAATTATATAAATTTTTTAATAACGGCGGTGTTTATAAAGGTTTAAAGCCGGTGCATTGGTGCACAAGTTGTGTTACGGCATTGGCAGAAGCTGAAATTGAATATGCACAACATACTTCAGATTCTATTTTTGTCAAATTTGAAGTTGATGCGAAAACGGCTGAAGAATTTGGCATTGAGGGAGAAAAAATCAGTGTAATTATTTGGACAACCACCCCGTGGACATTGCCTGCAAACCTGGCGGTGGCTTTTCACCCTGAGCTTGAATATTCTTTTGTCAGGATTAAGTCCTCAGAGAACGGAAATCTTAAAGCAGGCGAGATAATTGTTGTTGCGAAGAAGCTGGTTGAGGATTTGATGCAGGAGTTTGGTGTGAATGATTATGAAGAAATCAAGACAGCTTTCGGCATTGATTTTGAGAATAAATATGCACACCACCCTTTTTATGACAGAAAATCCTTAATGATTCTCGGTGAACACGTTACCACCGAGCAGGGCTCAGGTATTGTACATACTGCTCCGGGACATGGTCAGGAGGACTACGAAGTCGGAAGAGAATACGGACTTGAAGTTCTTAATCCAGTGGATGACTACGGTATTTTTAAAGGCAGTCTGCCTGTATTCGGCGGTAAAAATATTTTTAAGGCGAACCCAGAAATAGTTGAACATATGAGAGAAAACGGTTCACTGATTAAAAGCTCTAAAGTGGAACATTCTTATCCTCACTGCTGGAGATGCAAAAAACCCGTGGTTTTCCGGGCAACTCCCCAGTGGTTCATATCGATGGAAAATAATGATCTGAGAAAAAATGCTCTGAGCGAAATAAAAAAGGTCAAATGGATTCCTTCCTGGGGGGAACAGAGAATTACATCTATGATTGAGAACAGACCCGACTGGTGTATTTCAAGGCAGCGTACATGGGGTGTACCTATAGCTGTTTTTACCTGCCAGGATTGTGATGAAACAATAGTTGATGAGGATATACAGGAAAAAGTACTTGAAGCCTTCAAAAAAGAAGGTGCCGATGCATGGTTTGATTACTCAGTTGAGGATTTTCTCGGTTCAGATTTTGTGTGTCCCAATTGCGGTAGTAAGAAAATCAGGAAAGAAACAGATATCCTTGATGTCTGGTTTGATTCCGGCACAAGCCATGCGGCTGTCTGTGAGAAAAGGGATGAGCTGACGTGGCCGGCAAATATGTATCTTGAAGGCAGTGACCAACACAGAGGGTGGTTTCACAGCTCCTTGCTGGAAAGTGTGGGAAGCCGCGGTAAAATTGCCTATAAAGAGGTGCTGACACACGGTTTTGTTGTTGACGGAGAAGGGAGAAAAATGTCCAAGTCAGTCGGCAATGTTATAACACCTGATGAAATTGTAAATAAATATGGAGCAGAAATTCTCAGACTGTGGGTCAGTGCGGAAGATTATTCTGAAGATGTGAGAATTTCCGCTGATATTATTAAGCGTCTTGTAGAATCCTACAGAAAAATACGAAATACTTCCAGATACCTTCTCGGGAATCTTTCCGATTTTCAGCCGGATGAGGATATGGTCAGCTACGACCATCTGCTGGATTTGGACAGATATATACTGATTAAGTGGGAGAAAGCCAAAAACCGTATATTGACAGCTTTTGATAAATATCAGTTTCATACATTTTATCATACCTTTATCAATTTCTGCATAAATACGCTTTCATCCTTTTATCTGGATATTTTAAAGGACAGGCTATATACATATAAAGCAGATTCTCATTACAGGAAGTCGGCACAGACAGTGGTTTTTACTCTTATGAAAGAAATGTGTATTATTATGTCCCCCATTTTATCATTTACAGCAGATGAAATCTGGGAATATCTTCCCGAATATGAAAGTAAAAGTGAATTTGTGTTTGAGGAAATTTTTCCGAAAATACAGGAGCACAATGAAGTACAGCTTGAAGAGAAATGGGACAAAATTACGGCTGTCAGAAAGGAAGTAAATAAAGCTCTTGAACTCGCAAGGGCGGAGAAACTAATTGGCCACCCTCTTGATGCAAGGGTTACTCTTGGCTCAAAAGAGAATTTAAAGGATGTATTAACAGCTGATGAGGGGATAAACAGAATTTTCATCATTTCTGAGCTGATTATTAAAGATTATGAGGAAATTTCCGACGGCTTTGAATCAGAAAATATGCCTCTTAAAATTTTTATCGAACAGGCTCCATATGAAAAGTGTGAGCGGTGCTGGGTGCGTTCGGATTCCATAGGTGAGGATGAAGAGCATCCGGGGATATGCTCAAGATGTGTATCTCAGGTTAAATAATCGTTATGAGGGGATTTGTCCCTCTTTTTATTCCGGTGGTTCTGATGAAGAAATATATACTGCTTATTGCAGCTGTTGTAGGTTTGGATCAGTTTACAAAATATCTTGTTGTACATAATATGTCCCTTTATGAAAGCTTTCCTGTGATAAAAGGGTTCTTTAGCATTACATTTATATTGAATCCCGGTGCGGCTTTCGGCATGATGGCCGATTTAAATGAGGCTTACAGGCAGCTGTTTTTTATAATAATCACGATAATTGCCATAGTTATAATTTCGATTCTGGCATACAGGGAAAAACAACACAAACTGCGGTTTTTTTCCTATATGCTAATTATTTCGGGAGCTTTAGGCAATCTTATAGACAGGATATTTGTTGGAAAAGTCGTGGATTTTCTGGACTTTTATATTGGAAAATATCACTGGCCGGCATTTAATGTGGCCGATTGTGCTATTTCTGTTGGTATATTTTTTCTGATTGTTGATATAATTTTTGTCAAGGAGGTAAAAAGTGGTGATTAAACCTAAAAGGGCTCTTTTGAGTCTTTCGGATAAAGATGGGTTGATAGAGTTTGCTGAAGGCCTGGATAGATGCGGTATTGAGATAGTTTCCACCGGTGGGACTGCAAAACTTTTAAAAGAAAAAGGTTTCAATATTATTGAAATTTCTGATTTTACCGGTTTCCCTGAAATTCTGGACGGTAGGGTAAAAACACTAAACCCTAAAGTCCATGCCGGTATATTGAATATAAGAGAAAATGAAGAGCATAGGCAGACAATGGAAAAACACGGTTTTGTTGATATAGATATTGTAGCTGTGAATCTTTACCCTTTTGAGAAAACTATAAGTTCCGTTTCAGTTACAACGAATCAAGCAATAGAAAACATAGACATCGGCGGCCCGACAATGATTAGAAGTGCGGCAAAGAATTTTAAGTATGTGACTGTTGTAGTGGATAAACAGGATTATGCTGTTATTTTGGATGAAATAAACACAGACGGTGGTGTAAAATTCGAAACAAGAATGAATTTGGCGCGCAAAGCGTTTACACATACGGTGATGTATGACAGTATTATTTCAGGATATTTCAATGATTTGATGGGTATAAATTTTCCTGAGGAAATTGCGCTTCCCATGAGGAAAAAACAGGACTTGCGCTATGGAGAAAACCCACACCAAAAAGCTTCATTTTATTCATCACCGGCTGCTTCTGAGCCGGGTGCGACCAATGCACATCAATTGCACGGCAAGGAGCTTTCTTTTAATAATATTATTGATACTAATGCAGCTCTTGAACTGGTTCAGGAGTTTGATACACCAGCCTGTGTAATTGTAAAACATACCAATCCATGCGGCGTTGCTCTGGCTGATGATATTGTAGAAGCTTACAAAAATGCTCTGGAATGCGATCCTCTAAGTGCTTTCGGGGGTATTGTGGGATTAAACAGAGAGGTGGATAAAGAGCTGGCTGAAAATTTATCTGAAATTTTTCTGGAAGTTATTGCAGCACCCTCTTTTTCAGAAGATGCCCTGGATATTTTAACAAAAAAGAAAAATATTAGATTGCTTGAAATAAAAGGCGATTTTTCTGTAAAAAACAAAGAATTGGATATAAAAAAGGTTGTTGGCGGTTATTTGCTTCAGGAGAAGGATCTTCAGACCTTACCTGATGACAGGGATTTGAAAATTGTCACCGAAAAGAAACCCACGGGGGATGAGTATAGCGATTTAATATTTGCCTGGACTGTTGCAAAACATGTCAAGTCGAACGCTATTGTGTATGCAAAGAATAACAGAACTGTTGGGGTTGGTGCAGGGCAGATGAGCCGTGTGGACTCCAGTAAAATAGCGGCTGAGAAAGCCAGAAACCCACTTGAAGGGTCAGTGATGGCATCTGATGCTTTTTTCCCTTTTAGAGACAGTATAGACGAAGCTGCAGAGAAGGGGATAAAAGCTGTAATCCAACCCGGCGGATCGATCAGGGATGAGGAAGTTATAAAAGCTGCTGATGAGCACGGAATGGCAATGGTTTTTACAGGCATGAGGCATTTTAAACATTAATTTAGTGCTAAGTTTTAAGTGATAAGTGTTAAGCGAGTGAAGCAGTGAGATGGAGAAGTGGAGAGGCAGAGGTTGAGGAAGTCGAAATGGTTGAGAGAGTTGAAGGGAGCAAAGGAAATTAATTACTAAACCTAGAACTTAGAACGTTGAACTTTAAACATATACGGGGGTATTGAATGAATGTTATGGTTGTCGGCGGCGGAGGCAGAGAACATGCCATAGCCTGGAAAGCAGCATGCAGCGGGAAAGTTGAGAAAGTGTATTGCGCACCTGGTAATGGGGGAACTGCTGCGGAAAATAAATGTGAGAATATAAATATAAAACCTTCAGATTTTGCAAAGTTAGCTGACTTTGCAAAAAAGAACAATATTGAATTAACAATTGTCGGGCCGGAAGATCCTCTTGTGGAGGGGATTGTTGATTTTTTTGAAGCCCGGGGGCTTAAAGTTTTCGGTCCCTGCAGTGAAGCTGCTCAGATTGAGGCAAGTAAAGCTTTTGCTAAAGATGTAATGGATAAAGCCGGTATTCCCACAGCAGAATATCAACGTTTTACTGATTACAACGAGGCACTTGCATATGTTGATAAAAAAGGTGTACCTATTGTGATAAAAGCTGACGGTCTGGCAGCAGGTAAAGGCGTTACTGTTGCTTTTGAAAGACAAGAAGCAAGAGGGGCACTTAAAAATATACTGGTTGATAAAATATTCGGAGAGTCCGGCAGCTCGGTTGTTATTGAAGAATATTTGAATGGAGAAGAAGCGTCATATCTTGCTTTTACAGATGGCAATACAATTTTGCCTCTTCAATCCAGTCAGGATCATAAACCTGTGTTTGACGGAGATAAAGGGCCAAATACAGGGGGGATGGGAGCATATTCCCCGGCACCGGTTGTCACCCAGGATATTATGGATTATGTGACTGAAAATGTTGCCAATCCTCTCATAAATGAGCTTAAACAGCGCGGCATTATCTACAAAGGAATTATTTATGCCGGATTAATGATAACTGATAACGGAGTTAAGGTACTTGAATTTAACTGCAGGTTTGGAGATCCGGAAACACAGCCCATACTTTACAGAATGGAATCGGATATTACAGATGTGATTAGCAAATGTATTGAAGAAAAACTTGATTCTGTAAATATTGAATGGAATGAGAAACCATCAGTTTGTGTGGTGATTTCTTCAGGAGGTTATCCCAAAGCTTACAATAAGGGTTGTGAAATTACAGGTATTGAAGACGCAGAGACGATTGAAAATGTGAAAGTATTCCATGCAGGAACTGCTGAAGTGAACGGCAAACTGGTTACTTCCGGTGGCCGTGTACTGGGTGTCACTGCGAAAGGAGACGGGCTTCAAAATGCTATAGAGAAGGCTTATAACGCTGTGGAAAAAATACGTTTTTCAAATATGCATTACAGAAAAGATATAGGAAATAAAGCCCTTGGGAGGATGAAATGAGCAAAGTCGGAATAATTATGGGAAGTAAATCTGACATCGAAATCGCGGAAAAAGTCATGGATACTTTGGATGAGTTTGGCGTGGAATGGGAGGTTACCGTTTCCAGCGCCCACAGAACTCCTGAAAAAACAGCTGATTGGGTAAAAAATGCTCCACACAGGGGAGTGAAAGTGATTGTTGCTATAGCCGGTGCAGCAGCTCATTTGGCAGGAGTGGTTGCCAGTGAAACACATATTCCGGTATTGGCAGTGCCGGTGGCTTCAACATCACTGCAGGGAATGGATGCTCTTTTATCAATGGTTCAAATGCCCGGAGGCGTACCTGTGGCAACAATGGCTATTGGCAAGGCCGGTGCTAAAAACGCTGCAATATTTTCCGTACAGATTATTAGTGCCGGTGATGAAATATTGGAGAAAAAACTGCTTGATTATAAAAAAGAGATGGCAGAGAAGGTTTATAAGGATGACGAGGAAATTCAGAGGAGATTGAAAAATAGAGGTTGACAGTTGCTTATAATGAAAGCAGATACGGCAGATGCTGTTAAAGTATTTAAAAAAGCAGCGTCATCTCACTCTCCGGTAATTTTTCCCACAGATACTATTTATGGTATTGGTGCTGAGTTTTTTGATGTTTTTGCCAATGAGAAAATAAGCAAAATAAAGGGGAGGGAGGCTAATAAACCTTTTCCTGTATTGATATCTGATTTTAAGCAGATGGATGATTTGAAGATTATCCTTACGAATAAAACAAAAAGAATCCTTGATAAGTTATGGCCGGGTCCTTTTACTTTTATTTTGGAGACTGATCTTGAGGGTTATTCTTATGCTGTTAATAACGGCAAAATCGCAGTAAGGCTGCCGGATAAAAAATGGCTCAGGGATGCTATCAGTATGATGCATACCCCTTTTACAGCTACGAGTGCAAATTTATCCGGGGAGGTTTACAATGGAGAATTCAGAAATATTTTTGAAATTTTTAAAAATGATATAGATTATTTTTTATATGAAGAACCTTCTTCACAGGGAAATACGCCTTCGACTATTGTGGATGTTTCCGGTGAGGAAATAAATATTTTGAGGAATCCTTTAGCAATAAATATTAAGGATTTACAATAGATTAATATGGATATTTTCAACTTTCTGCAGAATGAAACATTTATATTCTATGCTGCGGCTTTCTCTGTTTTGTTTTTTTTAATAGGTATTATTTTGGTTCCATATGTTATATTGAAAATTCCGCACGATTACTTCAGTTATTCTTCCAAAAAAGAGTATTTTTCACGAAAAAGGGATATTGCAGTATATTATATGAAAATGACACTTAGGAATGCCGCTGCACTTTTGTTGTTTTTTTTAGGTATTATTCTTC is from Flexistipes sinusarabici DSM 4947 and encodes:
- the purH gene encoding bifunctional phosphoribosylaminoimidazolecarboxamide formyltransferase/IMP cyclohydrolase, whose protein sequence is MVIKPKRALLSLSDKDGLIEFAEGLDRCGIEIVSTGGTAKLLKEKGFNIIEISDFTGFPEILDGRVKTLNPKVHAGILNIRENEEHRQTMEKHGFVDIDIVAVNLYPFEKTISSVSVTTNQAIENIDIGGPTMIRSAAKNFKYVTVVVDKQDYAVILDEINTDGGVKFETRMNLARKAFTHTVMYDSIISGYFNDLMGINFPEEIALPMRKKQDLRYGENPHQKASFYSSPAASEPGATNAHQLHGKELSFNNIIDTNAALELVQEFDTPACVIVKHTNPCGVALADDIVEAYKNALECDPLSAFGGIVGLNREVDKELAENLSEIFLEVIAAPSFSEDALDILTKKKNIRLLEIKGDFSVKNKELDIKKVVGGYLLQEKDLQTLPDDRDLKIVTEKKPTGDEYSDLIFAWTVAKHVKSNAIVYAKNNRTVGVGAGQMSRVDSSKIAAEKARNPLEGSVMASDAFFPFRDSIDEAAEKGIKAVIQPGGSIRDEEVIKAADEHGMAMVFTGMRHFKH
- the purD gene encoding phosphoribosylamine--glycine ligase: MNVMVVGGGGREHAIAWKAACSGKVEKVYCAPGNGGTAAENKCENINIKPSDFAKLADFAKKNNIELTIVGPEDPLVEGIVDFFEARGLKVFGPCSEAAQIEASKAFAKDVMDKAGIPTAEYQRFTDYNEALAYVDKKGVPIVIKADGLAAGKGVTVAFERQEARGALKNILVDKIFGESGSSVVIEEYLNGEEASYLAFTDGNTILPLQSSQDHKPVFDGDKGPNTGGMGAYSPAPVVTQDIMDYVTENVANPLINELKQRGIIYKGIIYAGLMITDNGVKVLEFNCRFGDPETQPILYRMESDITDVISKCIEEKLDSVNIEWNEKPSVCVVISSGGYPKAYNKGCEITGIEDAETIENVKVFHAGTAEVNGKLVTSGGRVLGVTAKGDGLQNAIEKAYNAVEKIRFSNMHYRKDIGNKALGRMK
- the gap gene encoding type I glyceraldehyde-3-phosphate dehydrogenase; the encoded protein is MSVKVAINGFGRIGRCAFRAAVEKGMDIDFVAINDLTDAATLAHLLQYDSVHSKAGFEVDYTDDSIIVNGKKIKVLAEKDPANLPWKDLGVDVVIESTGLFRKREQASKHLQAGAKKVVISAPAEDPDITVNLGVNFDKYDKEKHNIISNASCTTNCLAPVAKVLNDKFGIVNGLMTTVHSYTNDQKILDLPHKDIRRARAAAVSMIPTSTGAAKAVGLVLPELKGKLDGIAIRVPTPNVSLVDLSCTLKKQVTKEDVNSAVKEASEGEMKGILLYTEEELVSVDYNGNPYSSIFDAPLTKVMDGNNVKVFSWYDNEWGYSNRIAELVTKIL
- a CDS encoding phosphoglycerate kinase translates to MLEGVKFINEMNLKSKKVFIRVDFNVPVKNGVIQDATRIDEAMETISYAKNEGAKVILASHMGRPKGSVKPELSLKPVAEYITGRYFYTCFAEDCIGESVKKNVSNMEDGEVLLLENLRFHPEEKANDPDFAAKLCEFCDVYINDAFGSSHRAHSSVDGLPRKCSEKAAGFLMKRELEYFDMLVNNPERPFYAVLGGAKVSDKIGVIESLMDKVDKILIGGAMAYTFLNVLGVKTGKSLVENDLFNTVEKIIRKADDKNMKIVLPVDHICSTEFNGKPEYVDKRDIPDNLMGLDIGNKTVELYKKELSDAKIVMWNGPMGVFESKDFCKGTFDIAEYLGSLGAVTVVGGGDSVSAVKKAGVSGSIDHISTGGGASLELLEKGTLAGIEALKT
- the lspA gene encoding signal peptidase II; translated protein: MKKYILLIAAVVGLDQFTKYLVVHNMSLYESFPVIKGFFSITFILNPGAAFGMMADLNEAYRQLFFIIITIIAIVIISILAYREKQHKLRFFSYMLIISGALGNLIDRIFVGKVVDFLDFYIGKYHWPAFNVADCAISVGIFFLIVDIIFVKEVKSGD
- a CDS encoding L-threonylcarbamoyladenylate synthase: MKADTADAVKVFKKAASSHSPVIFPTDTIYGIGAEFFDVFANEKISKIKGREANKPFPVLISDFKQMDDLKIILTNKTKRILDKLWPGPFTFILETDLEGYSYAVNNGKIAVRLPDKKWLRDAISMMHTPFTATSANLSGEVYNGEFRNIFEIFKNDIDYFLYEEPSSQGNTPSTIVDVSGEEINILRNPLAINIKDLQ
- the purE gene encoding 5-(carboxyamino)imidazole ribonucleotide mutase — translated: MSKVGIIMGSKSDIEIAEKVMDTLDEFGVEWEVTVSSAHRTPEKTADWVKNAPHRGVKVIVAIAGAAAHLAGVVASETHIPVLAVPVASTSLQGMDALLSMVQMPGGVPVATMAIGKAGAKNAAIFSVQIISAGDEILEKKLLDYKKEMAEKVYKDDEEIQRRLKNRG
- the ileS gene encoding isoleucine--tRNA ligase, with amino-acid sequence MDYKDTLNLPKTGFPMKASLANKEPQRLKAWYDKELYQRILEKRQGAEKYVLHDGPPYANGHLHMGHALNKILKDFVVRIKSAQGYFSPYVPGWDCHGLPIEHQVDKKLGSKKKNMSVSDVRKECRKYADRFIDIQRNEFKRLGVLGDWDNPYVTMDFEYEAVTLGELYKFFNNGGVYKGLKPVHWCTSCVTALAEAEIEYAQHTSDSIFVKFEVDAKTAEEFGIEGEKISVIIWTTTPWTLPANLAVAFHPELEYSFVRIKSSENGNLKAGEIIVVAKKLVEDLMQEFGVNDYEEIKTAFGIDFENKYAHHPFYDRKSLMILGEHVTTEQGSGIVHTAPGHGQEDYEVGREYGLEVLNPVDDYGIFKGSLPVFGGKNIFKANPEIVEHMRENGSLIKSSKVEHSYPHCWRCKKPVVFRATPQWFISMENNDLRKNALSEIKKVKWIPSWGEQRITSMIENRPDWCISRQRTWGVPIAVFTCQDCDETIVDEDIQEKVLEAFKKEGADAWFDYSVEDFLGSDFVCPNCGSKKIRKETDILDVWFDSGTSHAAVCEKRDELTWPANMYLEGSDQHRGWFHSSLLESVGSRGKIAYKEVLTHGFVVDGEGRKMSKSVGNVITPDEIVNKYGAEILRLWVSAEDYSEDVRISADIIKRLVESYRKIRNTSRYLLGNLSDFQPDEDMVSYDHLLDLDRYILIKWEKAKNRILTAFDKYQFHTFYHTFINFCINTLSSFYLDILKDRLYTYKADSHYRKSAQTVVFTLMKEMCIIMSPILSFTADEIWEYLPEYESKSEFVFEEIFPKIQEHNEVQLEEKWDKITAVRKEVNKALELARAEKLIGHPLDARVTLGSKENLKDVLTADEGINRIFIISELIIKDYEEISDGFESENMPLKIFIEQAPYEKCERCWVRSDSIGEDEEHPGICSRCVSQVK